In Thiovibrio frasassiensis, one DNA window encodes the following:
- the recB gene encoding exodeoxyribonuclease V subunit beta, with protein sequence MSRGFDPLLIAGTGVQLIEASAGTGKTYSITSLYLRLLLERRLTVEQILVVTFTEAATAELHERIRTRLRTAAQGFQDQHGGADPFLCQLLARSTDHEADRRLLARAVSDIDKGAVSTIHGFAHRVLQQHALETGLLFELELTGATQLLVQEISDDYWSSFFYDLDHRLATLVRQGVSPAQLRSLTQEAIRHGDFAIVGEVSSEDELPGLMQEFCRLYSEVRDCWQEQREALAHYFAQAEGLTKPFKTLLDNGLLDRLADFFATDEPASFAPPRHTELLGGENIFQPDGKIFTATALKKGVVQSNPFFELWGRLLAQTEVMGASCQARFLAGAARSIRAELPKRLLAGQQQSFDELLTGLDRALRGVQGASLAQAIRSRFPVALIDEFQDTDPVQYRIFRTIYGHGGAEALFLIGDPKQAIYGFRGADIYAYLGAAGQAESEKHTMTTNWRADRGMVAALNALFGGLAHPFVDGRISYAQVEARPGAENLWHSPSLGSGPLQFLTLPEDLCGVKGKRLVKKQLEPLIPDLVAGDIAGLLGGDTRIGARSVRAGDIAVLVRTNTQAAEIQAALRSRGINGVLQSKASVWGSTEAQECLRLLAAVAEPGNEQLLRKALATTMLGFSGNDLDRLNQAESELYARMGRAAAWQEVWQKNGVMRMLLAVWQEHGVTGRLLLFEDGERRLTNLRHLAELLQDTESRNHFSPEMLVDWLSQTLSAGESGEEAELRLESDEDAVQLVTIHRSKGLEYPIVYCPYLCLGGSGTSKQPFVSLHDPKADWQGRIVLFPDEAARALAAGERFAEELRLAYVAMTRARHSCHILWAPVSGYDSSGLAWLLHGDQAEPEAAGSPEGLQEQLKGCTGPELLARLQARAKASEGWQVRQLQPGTAATGEAAKPTAPAELTCRTAVRKQAQVWRIGSFSHLTAQSSHDPGEMEPEGAAEEGTVSEQVVEISPVALISLAQFPKGPVAGNFFHTLFELTSFPQENPALLRELVREQLRFYGYPEQQWLAPVCRAFAEVLKTPLCATDSFCLGDLPDGQRLNEMPFTFPVGAGLGEEASLSAELLARPFIDHPQGIPAGYVESLRALRFIPLRGFLKGFIDLVCVVNGKWYLLDYKSNHLGDSRDDYAREKLPAAMAHHHYFLQYHIYTVALHRYLSCRLPGYVYERDFGGVFYLFFKGMHPDFGSEFGVFADLPPLARIEQLSEIFQSLAGEGL encoded by the coding sequence ATGAGCCGGGGTTTTGATCCGCTTCTGATCGCCGGTACCGGGGTGCAGCTCATCGAGGCCAGCGCCGGCACCGGCAAGACCTATTCCATCACCTCCCTTTACCTGCGGCTCTTGCTGGAGCGGCGTCTGACCGTGGAGCAGATCCTGGTGGTCACCTTCACCGAGGCGGCCACCGCCGAACTGCATGAGCGGATCAGGACCCGGCTGCGGACAGCGGCGCAGGGGTTTCAGGATCAACACGGCGGCGCGGATCCGTTTCTCTGTCAACTTCTTGCGCGTAGCACCGATCATGAGGCGGACCGCCGGTTGCTTGCCCGGGCGGTAAGCGATATCGACAAGGGGGCGGTCTCCACCATCCACGGGTTCGCCCATCGGGTTTTACAGCAGCATGCCCTGGAAACCGGGCTGCTCTTCGAACTGGAGCTCACCGGCGCCACCCAACTCCTGGTGCAGGAGATCTCCGACGATTACTGGAGCAGCTTTTTTTACGATCTGGATCATCGGCTGGCGACCCTGGTGCGGCAAGGTGTTTCCCCTGCGCAGTTGCGCTCCCTGACCCAGGAGGCGATCCGGCACGGTGATTTTGCCATTGTCGGCGAAGTCTCTTCGGAGGATGAGCTCCCAGGCCTGATGCAGGAGTTTTGCCGACTCTATTCCGAGGTGCGGGATTGTTGGCAGGAGCAGCGCGAAGCGCTGGCGCACTACTTTGCCCAGGCAGAGGGATTGACCAAGCCATTTAAGACGCTGCTGGACAATGGCTTGCTGGACCGGCTGGCTGATTTTTTCGCCACCGACGAGCCGGCATCCTTTGCCCCGCCGCGCCACACGGAACTGCTGGGCGGGGAAAATATCTTTCAGCCGGACGGCAAGATCTTCACCGCGACCGCCCTGAAAAAAGGGGTGGTGCAGAGCAATCCCTTCTTCGAGCTCTGGGGCCGATTGCTCGCCCAGACCGAGGTCATGGGCGCCAGCTGTCAGGCGCGGTTCCTTGCAGGGGCGGCGCGCTCTATCCGGGCGGAACTGCCCAAACGTCTGCTGGCCGGTCAACAGCAATCCTTTGATGAACTCCTCACCGGGCTGGACCGGGCCTTGCGGGGGGTGCAGGGCGCTTCACTTGCCCAGGCGATCCGCAGCCGTTTCCCGGTGGCGCTCATCGATGAGTTTCAGGACACCGATCCGGTCCAGTACCGCATCTTCCGGACCATCTATGGGCATGGGGGAGCGGAAGCGCTTTTCCTGATCGGCGATCCCAAGCAGGCGATCTACGGTTTCCGGGGCGCGGATATCTACGCCTACCTCGGGGCCGCCGGTCAGGCGGAATCTGAAAAACATACCATGACCACCAACTGGCGGGCCGACCGGGGGATGGTTGCGGCGCTGAATGCTCTCTTCGGCGGATTGGCCCATCCCTTTGTCGATGGCCGGATCAGCTACGCCCAGGTCGAGGCGCGCCCCGGGGCGGAAAACCTCTGGCATTCCCCGAGCCTCGGTTCGGGACCCCTGCAGTTTCTCACCCTGCCCGAGGACCTCTGCGGAGTAAAGGGGAAACGACTGGTCAAGAAACAGCTTGAACCCTTGATTCCGGATCTGGTGGCCGGCGATATCGCCGGGCTCCTTGGAGGCGATACGAGGATCGGGGCGCGCTCCGTTCGCGCCGGGGACATTGCCGTGCTGGTCCGCACCAACACCCAGGCCGCGGAGATCCAGGCGGCCTTGCGGTCCAGGGGAATCAACGGGGTGCTCCAGAGTAAGGCCAGTGTCTGGGGGAGTACCGAGGCGCAGGAATGCCTGCGGTTACTCGCGGCGGTGGCCGAACCGGGCAACGAACAGCTGCTCCGCAAGGCGCTTGCCACCACGATGCTTGGCTTCAGCGGCAATGATCTGGACCGCCTCAACCAGGCGGAATCCGAACTCTACGCACGCATGGGGCGGGCGGCGGCCTGGCAGGAGGTCTGGCAGAAAAACGGGGTCATGCGGATGCTCCTGGCGGTCTGGCAGGAGCATGGGGTTACCGGCAGGCTGCTGTTGTTCGAGGATGGCGAGCGGAGATTGACCAATCTGCGGCATCTGGCTGAACTGCTCCAGGATACGGAGAGCCGGAATCATTTCAGCCCGGAGATGCTGGTGGACTGGCTCAGCCAGACCCTTAGCGCGGGCGAGAGCGGCGAAGAGGCGGAGCTGCGTTTGGAAAGCGATGAGGATGCGGTGCAGCTGGTCACCATCCACCGCAGCAAGGGGCTTGAGTACCCGATCGTCTATTGCCCCTATCTCTGCCTGGGCGGCTCCGGCACATCCAAGCAGCCCTTTGTCTCCCTGCACGATCCTAAGGCTGACTGGCAGGGGAGGATCGTCCTCTTTCCCGATGAGGCGGCCCGGGCTCTGGCGGCGGGTGAGCGCTTTGCCGAAGAGCTGCGCCTTGCCTATGTCGCCATGACCCGGGCCCGGCATAGCTGCCATATCCTCTGGGCGCCGGTCTCCGGCTACGATTCCAGCGGCCTGGCCTGGCTTCTCCATGGCGATCAGGCGGAGCCCGAAGCTGCGGGCAGCCCGGAGGGGTTGCAGGAACAGCTCAAAGGGTGCACCGGCCCGGAGCTGTTGGCGCGGCTGCAGGCTCGGGCCAAGGCCAGCGAAGGGTGGCAGGTGCGGCAGCTGCAACCGGGCACGGCTGCGACGGGCGAAGCAGCCAAGCCGACTGCGCCGGCGGAGCTGACCTGTCGCACCGCGGTGCGCAAGCAGGCCCAGGTCTGGCGGATCGGCAGTTTTTCCCATCTCACCGCGCAGAGCAGCCATGACCCGGGGGAGATGGAGCCGGAAGGAGCGGCGGAGGAAGGAACGGTTTCCGAGCAGGTGGTGGAGATTTCCCCCGTTGCGCTGATTTCCCTGGCCCAGTTTCCCAAGGGACCGGTGGCCGGCAACTTTTTTCATACCCTTTTTGAATTAACCTCCTTTCCGCAAGAGAACCCCGCTCTGTTGCGGGAGCTGGTGCGGGAACAGCTCCGTTTTTACGGCTATCCGGAGCAGCAGTGGCTTGCCCCGGTCTGCCGGGCCTTTGCTGAGGTGCTCAAAACCCCGCTCTGCGCAACGGATTCCTTTTGTCTCGGCGATCTTCCCGACGGCCAGCGGCTCAACGAGATGCCTTTCACCTTTCCGGTGGGCGCAGGCTTGGGCGAGGAGGCCAGCCTCTCCGCCGAGCTGCTGGCCCGGCCCTTTATCGACCATCCCCAGGGGATTCCCGCCGGGTATGTCGAGAGTCTGCGCGCCTTGCGCTTTATCCCCCTGCGCGGCTTTCTCAAGGGGTTTATCGATCTGGTCTGCGTTGTGAACGGCAAATGGTATCTGCTGGATTACAAGAGCAACCATCTCGGCGACAGCCGGGATGATTACGCCAGGGAGAAACTGCCTGCGGCCATGGCCCACCATCATTATTTCCTCCAGTACCACATCTACACCGTGGCCCTGCACCGCTATCTGAGCTGCCGCTTGCCGGGTTATGTGTACGAGCGGGATTTCGGCGGCGTCTTCTACCTCTTTTTCAAGGGGATGCACCCGGACTTCGGTTCGGAATTCGGGGTGTTTGCAGACCTGCCCCCCCTGGCCCGCATCGAACAGCTCTCGGAGATATTTCAGAGTCTGGCAGGGGAGGGGTTATGA
- the recC gene encoding exodeoxyribonuclease V subunit gamma, with amino-acid sequence MKSAMYIYRANRVESLLDSLTEVLREPLASPLAPECIIVQSKGMATWLGMQLSGRFGVWGNPDFPHPRQFVQRLLRATLGEEGDRVQRYSRERLAFVICTLLDACRHDPDFSPLTSYLADGPLSKQLQLARQIAHLFDQYAVYRPEMILAWEEGENRALGHELAEDLWQPKLWRMVVAQLGCCSPARLMLRARQGLAAGTIPFPHLLPTRVSLFGIDTLPTVYLGIMGELAQILPVHLHLFSPAEGYFGDLHSPAEAHRALARLPAGHDPADLYLEVGHPLLGSMGGMARDFQEVLEGSVSYVEAGEQYLAHDAPQTMLEVVQNDILHLSQRSPASGNEPPQILSEDDASLRIHACHSRLREVEVLQDQLLGLFQDDPDLAPRDIVVMLPEVAAYAPLIEAVFGLPFEDKRFIPYRIADRSLLSGAPLIEVFFRFLQMAPKRMSASEVLELLACEAILLNFSLTSEELPKIRLWVEKTGIRWGIDELHREKLQQPKERQNTWRFGFDRLALGYAVRSDGAFLGDILPYEEIEGQGAELAGRFIHFCETLFAQGEKLSAAMEIPAWQDVLGDLLQALFLADSPQAWQLQKIRDSLAQITLEAQDGGFNQPLDLNGITILLKEKLTAQPTPQGFLEGGLTFCGMLPMRSIPFKVICLLGMNDGAFPRMEHPQSFDLIARYPQRGDRAKRNDDRYIFLEALLACRSKFLLFYLGNNLRDGKALPPSVVVEELLDTLAESFSLAPDASSPEPDFDARRKALAARIVLRHPLQPFSQKYFSGADQRLCSFGAEYCRAAQAKQTGIRRKYVFLPAPLPPPVAAPASVSLSDLSRYLSQPVRWFLENRLGFFLQERTRELQDREPIHLDSLEKYQLSRDLLAMQGEGLGSPKILLARWRGEGRIPLGQAAQAVFSEIKDTVRPIVEELLNYGPGDTDHQLPPLRREIRLSQDLTLHGELTGRYPSGHLSWTNSLLHGKILLPVWLEHLFLSAVSPEDQRCETTLIGRGREKGTAQVLRFSPVPEATSLLLDLATLFGKGLSAPLSFFPKSGLVFAQALHDGKGSEEELLINAFAKAEEEYLGNDFTPGEGEDPYCRQLFAETLPVSPGYTLYAEASSPPFAELASRIFTPMLNHMEEL; translated from the coding sequence ATGAAGAGCGCCATGTATATTTACCGGGCCAACAGGGTTGAATCCCTGCTGGACTCGCTGACCGAGGTTTTGCGCGAGCCGCTTGCTTCGCCGCTTGCCCCGGAATGCATCATCGTGCAAAGCAAGGGCATGGCAACCTGGCTTGGCATGCAGCTTTCCGGCAGGTTCGGGGTGTGGGGTAATCCCGATTTTCCCCATCCCCGGCAGTTTGTCCAGCGGCTGCTGCGGGCAACCCTCGGGGAAGAGGGGGACCGGGTACAGCGGTACAGCCGGGAAAGGCTTGCCTTTGTGATCTGCACCCTTCTTGATGCGTGTCGCCACGATCCCGATTTTTCTCCCCTGACCTCCTACCTCGCCGATGGCCCGTTGAGCAAGCAACTCCAGCTGGCCCGGCAGATCGCCCATCTCTTTGATCAATACGCGGTCTACCGGCCCGAGATGATCCTGGCCTGGGAGGAAGGCGAGAATCGGGCCTTGGGTCATGAGCTGGCGGAGGATCTCTGGCAGCCCAAGCTCTGGCGCATGGTGGTGGCGCAGCTGGGGTGTTGCTCCCCGGCCCGGCTCATGCTCAGAGCCAGGCAGGGGCTGGCCGCAGGCACCATCCCCTTTCCCCATCTTCTCCCCACCCGGGTTTCCCTCTTCGGCATCGACACCCTGCCCACCGTATATCTTGGCATCATGGGGGAGTTGGCGCAGATCCTGCCGGTGCATCTGCATCTTTTTTCTCCGGCGGAAGGGTACTTCGGCGACCTCCACTCCCCGGCGGAGGCGCACCGCGCCTTGGCCCGTTTGCCTGCCGGGCACGACCCGGCCGATCTCTACCTGGAGGTCGGCCATCCGCTTCTTGGTTCCATGGGGGGTATGGCCCGCGACTTTCAAGAAGTGCTTGAAGGCTCGGTCTCCTATGTCGAGGCGGGAGAGCAGTACCTTGCCCATGATGCGCCACAGACCATGCTGGAGGTGGTGCAGAACGATATCCTGCATCTGAGCCAGCGCTCTCCGGCAAGCGGGAACGAGCCTCCCCAGATACTGAGCGAAGACGATGCTTCCCTCCGCATCCACGCCTGCCACAGCCGTCTCCGCGAGGTTGAGGTGCTGCAGGATCAATTGCTGGGCCTGTTCCAGGATGATCCCGATCTTGCCCCCCGTGATATCGTGGTGATGCTGCCCGAGGTTGCCGCCTACGCGCCGCTGATCGAGGCGGTCTTTGGTCTCCCCTTTGAGGACAAACGCTTTATTCCCTACCGGATCGCGGACCGCTCCCTGCTGAGCGGCGCCCCGCTCATCGAGGTGTTCTTCCGTTTTCTCCAGATGGCGCCTAAGAGAATGTCGGCCTCCGAGGTTCTGGAGCTGCTGGCCTGCGAGGCAATCCTCCTCAATTTTTCCCTTACCTCGGAAGAGCTGCCGAAAATCCGGCTTTGGGTGGAAAAAACCGGGATCCGCTGGGGGATTGACGAGCTGCACCGGGAGAAGCTGCAGCAGCCGAAAGAGCGGCAGAACACCTGGCGCTTCGGCTTCGATCGCCTGGCCCTGGGCTATGCGGTTCGCAGCGATGGAGCTTTTCTGGGCGATATTCTGCCCTATGAGGAAATCGAGGGCCAGGGCGCGGAGCTGGCCGGCCGCTTTATCCATTTTTGCGAGACCCTCTTTGCCCAGGGCGAAAAGCTCTCCGCCGCCATGGAGATCCCAGCCTGGCAGGATGTTCTTGGTGATCTGCTCCAAGCCCTTTTCCTGGCGGATTCCCCCCAGGCCTGGCAGCTGCAGAAGATTCGGGACAGTTTGGCCCAGATCACCCTTGAGGCGCAGGATGGTGGCTTCAACCAGCCCCTGGACCTGAACGGGATCACTATCCTCCTCAAGGAGAAACTGACCGCCCAGCCAACCCCCCAAGGCTTTCTCGAGGGGGGGCTGACCTTCTGCGGCATGCTGCCCATGCGCTCGATCCCCTTCAAGGTTATCTGTCTGCTCGGCATGAATGACGGGGCTTTCCCCCGGATGGAGCATCCCCAGAGCTTTGATTTGATCGCCCGCTACCCGCAACGGGGCGACCGGGCCAAACGCAACGATGACCGCTATATCTTCTTGGAAGCCTTGCTTGCCTGCCGCAGCAAATTCCTCCTCTTTTATCTGGGCAATAACCTGCGAGACGGCAAAGCGTTGCCGCCCTCCGTGGTGGTGGAAGAGCTGCTGGACACCCTGGCGGAAAGCTTTAGCCTTGCGCCTGACGCATCCAGCCCCGAGCCTGATTTTGATGCCCGCCGGAAAGCGCTGGCGGCGCGGATTGTGCTCCGCCATCCCCTGCAGCCTTTCAGCCAAAAATATTTTTCCGGTGCGGACCAAAGGCTGTGCAGTTTCGGCGCGGAATACTGCCGGGCGGCCCAGGCAAAACAAACAGGGATTCGGCGCAAATATGTATTCCTGCCCGCACCCCTGCCTCCACCCGTTGCTGCTCCTGCCTCGGTTTCTCTCTCTGATCTAAGCCGCTACTTATCGCAGCCGGTCCGCTGGTTTCTTGAAAACCGGCTTGGTTTTTTCCTGCAGGAGAGAACCCGGGAGCTCCAGGATCGGGAACCGATCCATCTCGATTCTTTGGAGAAATACCAGCTGAGCCGGGATCTCCTCGCCATGCAAGGGGAGGGGTTGGGTAGCCCGAAAATCCTTCTCGCCCGTTGGAGGGGGGAGGGACGGATTCCCTTGGGCCAGGCAGCGCAGGCGGTTTTCAGCGAGATCAAGGATACCGTGCGCCCCATTGTGGAAGAGCTTCTTAATTATGGGCCAGGGGATACGGATCATCAACTTCCGCCGTTGCGCCGGGAGATCCGTCTTTCGCAGGATCTCACCCTGCACGGCGAATTAACTGGCCGATATCCCTCCGGCCATCTCTCTTGGACCAACAGCCTGCTCCATGGCAAGATCCTGCTTCCAGTCTGGCTTGAGCATCTTTTCCTCTCCGCCGTATCTCCGGAGGACCAGCGTTGTGAAACCACATTGATCGGCAGGGGGCGAGAGAAGGGGACCGCCCAGGTCTTACGGTTCTCTCCGGTACCCGAGGCGACAAGCCTACTCCTTGATCTGGCCACCCTTTTTGGTAAGGGGCTCAGTGCCCCCTTGTCGTTTTTCCCCAAAAGCGGGCTGGTCTTTGCCCAGGCCCTGCATGATGGAAAGGGGAGCGAGGAGGAGCTGCTGATTAACGCCTTTGCCAAGGCAGAGGAGGAATACCTCGGCAACGACTTTACGCCTGGTGAGGGGGAAGACCCCTATTGTCGGCAACTCTTCGCTGAGACCCTGCCCGTTTCCCCGGGCTATACCCTGTATGCCGAGGCCAGCTCCCCACCCTTTGCGGAGCTGGCCAGCCGGATCTTTACCCCCATGCTCAATCATATGGAGGAGCTATGA
- a CDS encoding chemotaxis protein codes for MNEAAGYKTDILLKSGTNELEIITFFLQWHDQTTDAISRTAYGINAAKVRELVAMPENLTEIPESVSAMKGVFLLRDRTIPLVDLCDWFGYVPDLSPEAKAKWVVIVTEINGKFFGFIAHGVDKVYRVSWTKIMPPPPIIAHYSSLTGVCLVDGNIIQMVDFESIIASIDPSMVIDSDAHSIRERPDSDQADKAVVIADDSHLIQDQIRKTLERAGYRVVSHSDGQSAWEYLEKLRTNGTVHDQVLAVVSDIEMPRMDGHNLCKRIKENNGYDGIPVMLFSSLVNDLALHKGHAVGADDQISKPELGQLVTRLQDCLRRYAA; via the coding sequence ATGAACGAAGCAGCCGGCTACAAAACCGATATTCTTCTGAAGTCCGGAACTAACGAGCTGGAGATCATAACCTTTTTTCTCCAATGGCACGATCAGACCACCGATGCCATCAGCAGGACGGCATACGGCATCAATGCCGCCAAGGTCCGGGAGCTGGTGGCCATGCCGGAAAACCTGACTGAGATTCCGGAGAGCGTTTCGGCCATGAAAGGCGTTTTTCTCCTGCGGGACCGGACCATACCTTTGGTCGATCTCTGTGATTGGTTTGGCTATGTGCCGGATCTTAGCCCAGAGGCAAAAGCCAAATGGGTGGTTATTGTCACCGAGATCAACGGTAAGTTTTTCGGCTTTATTGCCCATGGGGTGGACAAGGTCTACCGGGTCAGCTGGACCAAAATCATGCCGCCGCCGCCGATCATTGCCCATTACAGCTCCCTCACCGGGGTGTGCCTGGTGGATGGCAATATCATCCAGATGGTTGATTTCGAGAGCATCATCGCCTCCATCGACCCCAGCATGGTTATTGATTCCGACGCCCATTCCATCAGGGAGCGTCCTGATTCGGATCAGGCCGACAAGGCTGTGGTGATTGCCGATGATTCGCATCTTATTCAGGATCAGATCCGAAAAACCCTGGAAAGGGCGGGGTACCGCGTTGTTTCCCATTCGGACGGGCAGTCTGCCTGGGAGTATTTGGAAAAACTGAGAACCAATGGCACCGTGCACGATCAGGTGCTGGCGGTGGTCAGCGATATAGAGATGCCGCGGATGGACGGCCATAATCTCTGTAAGCGGATCAAGGAAAATAATGGCTACGATGGTATTCCGGTCATGCTTTTTTCTTCGCTGGTCAACGATCTGGCCCTGCACAAGGGACATGCCGTGGGCGCTGACGATCAGATCTCCAAACCCGAACTCGGCCAGCTTGTTACCAGACTGCAGGACTGTCTGCGCCGCTACGCGGCTTGA
- a CDS encoding response regulator, with product MKKKIKILIVDDEYAFCRSLKIFFDKIGFQALIATNGEHALDIVREEKPAIMTLDIRMPGFNGYDILQKVKRLDPDLFIIVVTAIDVPNMEEMLEHSGAHALLHKPIDLQKLSDTLYGFVGHLL from the coding sequence ATGAAGAAAAAAATAAAAATCCTTATTGTGGATGATGAATATGCCTTCTGCCGGTCGCTGAAGATTTTTTTTGATAAGATCGGCTTTCAGGCGCTCATTGCCACCAATGGGGAACATGCCCTGGATATCGTCCGGGAGGAAAAACCCGCTATTATGACCCTCGATATCCGGATGCCGGGTTTTAACGGCTACGATATTCTGCAAAAGGTCAAAAGACTGGACCCCGACCTGTTCATCATCGTTGTCACCGCCATCGATGTGCCCAACATGGAGGAGATGCTCGAACACAGCGGAGCCCATGCTCTCCTGCACAAACCAATCGATCTGCAGAAACTTTCTGATACGCTCTACGGTTTTGTCGGGCATCTGCTGTAG
- a CDS encoding hybrid sensor histidine kinase/response regulator: MTRKILVVDNHPMVLKLIANLLRKDGHEVRTAEDGLGALEILKSFVPDIIFVDLVMPNISGEKLCRIIRKMPNLQGVYLVILSAIAAEEELDFTALGADACIAKGSMTNLTRHIARVIELASLTGRQERSREILGLDEVATREITRELLSSRKHFEVILRNMSEGILEFAANKKIIFANPTAVTLVGVPEETLLGTEFTDIFGDHSLETVVALLKRPGEGARKISEEAPVLLNGRQVSLQFLPVVGDEGTSTIVLIHDVTKRKLAEEKIGEQNRFLTKLIESLPHPFFVVGAKNYEVLLANSSAQRHLAALDECLQEIGKGEPCKAPPPYEPFGRVLQDKDSCLMEYVVQGQDGQETTHEIHAHPIFDKKGKVTQIIEYRLDITERKKAEQALRDSKDELQKALDNLRIAQQVAIRQEKLASIGTLASGVAHEILNPLNIIGTLAQVMQLEKIPPSMRENLDEMLAQIKRATKITNNLRTFSHQHAFEVSMVDVHALFDKTAALLEHDLNLDNVQVERHYAPDLPRIEADEDQLAQVFLNLVSNARDAMLSGDKRIIIETRAKDGGVEIRFSDTGPGIGVDEIGKIFDPFFTTKDPGRGTGLGLWIVYSIIENHCGTIRVESEKGKGAQFVIFLPTHLQGREDCGLVEAKQGHSVGDNG, translated from the coding sequence ATGACCAGAAAAATTCTCGTTGTCGATAACCATCCCATGGTGCTCAAACTCATCGCCAATCTGTTGCGCAAGGATGGGCATGAGGTTCGTACTGCCGAAGATGGTCTGGGCGCCTTGGAGATCCTGAAATCATTTGTGCCGGACATCATTTTTGTTGATCTGGTGATGCCCAATATCAGTGGCGAAAAGCTCTGCCGCATTATCCGCAAGATGCCCAATTTGCAAGGGGTCTATCTTGTTATTCTTTCCGCCATCGCCGCCGAGGAGGAACTTGATTTTACCGCTCTGGGGGCGGATGCCTGTATTGCCAAGGGAAGCATGACCAATCTGACCAGGCACATCGCCAGGGTGATTGAATTGGCAAGCCTTACGGGCAGACAGGAGAGATCTCGGGAGATCTTGGGACTTGATGAGGTTGCGACCCGGGAGATCACCAGGGAATTGCTCTCTTCCCGGAAGCATTTTGAGGTAATCCTTCGAAACATGTCCGAGGGGATTCTTGAGTTTGCCGCAAACAAGAAGATTATTTTCGCAAATCCCACGGCGGTAACACTGGTGGGGGTGCCGGAAGAAACGCTGCTGGGGACGGAATTCACCGATATTTTTGGTGATCATTCCCTTGAAACCGTGGTGGCGTTGTTAAAAAGGCCAGGAGAGGGCGCCAGGAAAATTTCTGAAGAAGCGCCGGTCCTACTCAATGGCCGACAGGTTTCCTTGCAGTTTTTGCCTGTTGTCGGCGATGAAGGCACTTCCACCATTGTCCTCATTCATGATGTTACCAAACGGAAGCTCGCAGAGGAAAAGATCGGTGAGCAGAACAGATTTTTAACCAAACTCATTGAGTCGTTGCCCCACCCATTCTTTGTGGTTGGGGCCAAGAATTACGAGGTGTTGCTGGCCAATTCTTCGGCCCAGCGTCATCTGGCTGCCTTGGATGAATGTCTACAAGAGATCGGTAAAGGCGAACCATGCAAGGCCCCGCCGCCATACGAGCCTTTTGGGCGGGTGCTGCAGGATAAAGATTCCTGTCTTATGGAATATGTTGTGCAGGGGCAGGACGGCCAGGAAACCACACACGAGATCCATGCGCATCCCATCTTCGATAAGAAGGGGAAGGTCACGCAGATTATTGAATACCGATTGGATATAACCGAACGGAAAAAGGCTGAGCAGGCCTTGCGTGATTCGAAGGATGAATTGCAAAAAGCCCTGGATAATTTACGGATTGCCCAGCAGGTGGCTATCCGTCAGGAAAAATTGGCCTCCATCGGCACGCTGGCCTCGGGAGTGGCCCATGAAATCCTCAATCCCCTCAATATCATAGGCACCCTTGCCCAGGTCATGCAGCTTGAGAAGATTCCTCCAAGCATGCGGGAAAATTTGGATGAAATGTTGGCCCAGATCAAACGTGCCACCAAGATTACGAATAACCTCAGAACATTTTCCCACCAGCATGCCTTTGAGGTCAGCATGGTCGATGTGCATGCGCTGTTTGACAAGACCGCCGCCCTGCTTGAGCATGATCTGAATCTGGATAATGTGCAGGTGGAAAGGCATTATGCCCCTGATCTTCCCCGGATTGAAGCGGATGAGGATCAATTGGCCCAGGTGTTTCTTAACCTGGTGAGTAATGCCCGTGATGCCATGTTGTCAGGCGACAAGCGGATCATCATTGAAACCCGGGCAAAGGATGGTGGGGTTGAAATCCGCTTCTCTGATACCGGCCCCGGCATTGGGGTGGACGAGATTGGCAAGATATTTGATCCGTTTTTTACCACCAAGGATCCCGGCCGTGGTACAGGGTTGGGGTTGTGGATTGTTTATTCGATTATCGAAAATCATTGCGGTACCATTCGGGTTGAGTCGGAGAAAGGGAAAGGTGCGCAGTTTGTGATTTTTCTGCCAACGCATCTACAGGGCCGAGAAGATTGTGGGCTGGTAGAGGCAAAACAGGGACACTCTGTCGGGGATAATGGATGA